The stretch of DNA CTTATTACACTAGGGCCATCCATACataatgttaaatgaatattagGTTATTTgacccccccccccctccaCCCCCCATATACATGGCCTATTCATGAATAatccaatatatatatatgtgttggCACGGTTGGCCGGTTCCAGGGTGTGGAGACGGTGTTCGACGTGATGGAGCTGGAGGACggcgcgcgggcgaagctgctgCAGCTCTCCGCCAGCGAGATGGCGGACGTGGCGCGCTTCTGCAACCGCTACCCCAACGTCGAGCTCAATTACGAGGTGCGTGCTGCACCTTGTACCGGACACGCGATACCGGCTACGTTCGTGGTACTGGCCACGCGATACCGACCACGTGGTACCGGCCATGTGGTACCGGCCACGCGATAATCGTCACGTGGTACTGACCACGTGGTACCGGTCACCTGGTACCGGCCACGTAGTACCGGCGACGCGGTACCGGCCACGTAGTCTCTCTTACAAACTTAACCGACTTCGACGATGGAGGAGGTTGGAGGTCGTCGATTGCTGGTCGTAACGCTGGTTTGCGGTGCTGGTGTTGGTTTATTGTGTTTTCATACTGTTGGATTAATATTCTGTCGAATCAATAACGTTCAGACAGAGATGTCGCTTTTCATAACTCGTATAACGCTTTTTACAACAATCCGTGTTtgtcacactaatattataaagaaagttTGTccgtttgaatgtttgtccgtcaatcaagctgaaactactgaacggatgttgaaaaatttggtatatggacatggtatgagctgacttttgtgataggatacttcaaatcccgattaaatgctaccttgggataaaacaggaatctcgGCACCCaagcggagccggggcgagcgtctagtaaaaTGATATTCTCCTTATCCAGGTGAAGGACGAGCGTCGGCTGCGCGTGGGCAAGCCGATCGTGGTGGAGGTGTCGCTGGAGAGGGAGGACGACGTGGTCGGACCCGTCATTGCGCCATTCTTCCCGCAGGTATGCAATAACTTTATGTAAAACGACAgattttgagaatttttttttttttgtaagaatagaaaaaaattgatcacgtggcgggattcgaacccgcgtgtttttttttccgaATCGTTGCAACGCCTAGCCGTTTGGCCAAACGTGAGCAtttcaaaactaaaatttaaattcgtgTAAAAcggtttaaaattttgttggaTAAAACTGGAAAAAGCTACAATGATAGATTGTAGATTGTCCCACTTGCTCTTGCACTGAGTATATTTAAGGaagttgtattaaaaatagcttttgCCTGTGACTTCGCACTCGTTAAATtctgtaatttaatagatgttattatacatataaataatattcctcttgaatcactaactataaaaaaaaaaaatcccatcaaagtccgttgcgtagttttaaagacttAAGCATacagggacatagggacagagaaagcgactttgtttcatactatgtagtgatgcgtgttaagaaaaaattatcattgcTTAAcatcacttttttatatatatagatataaatttgtaatatttttttttatttctgcacAGAAACGCGAGGAAGGCTGGTGGGTAGTCATCGGAGACCCAAAAACAAACACCTTGCTGTCCATCAAGCGGGTGTCTCTAGGTCGCTCGGCTCGAGTCCGACTCGACTTCGTGTGCGGGAGTGCGGGcgaacatacatacacactgTACTTCATGTCGGACGCTTACCTGGGGGCCGATCAAGAGTATAAGTTCACCGTGGATGTGGAAGATGCGAGGAGCGATAGTGATTCGGATTAGTTAGTTattgatagaaataaattgtgGATAATCTGGGGTGTTTTGTTTTCCTATATCCTCATTTAATCCaatgtattgaataaaatagtcatcatcatcatcattagctcatatatattcccactgctgcggctgggacacaggcctcctatgagggttcaggccataatccaccacgctggccaagtgcgggttggcagatgtcacatgtcgtcgaactttttttgatttttggacatgccggtttcctcacgatgttttccttcgttataagcagtggtgattttatggacatgtgcagataaattgaaaaatcaatttatttcctgcacgctcgcccggtctcgaaccccgacttatcgactTGAAATGATTGAAATCCGAGGTTCTCactactgagccaccactgcttaataaatgaatcttatacctttaaacgagcaattcttgtatatatatatatatatatatatatatatatatatatatatatatatatatatatatatatataattggaatctcggaatcggctccaacgattttcatgaaatttagtatataggggttttcaggggcgataaatcgatctagctaggatttttttttagaaaatttcatattcgtgttttattcgtgttttttttttcctgacatctattggtgaataataatactattttgcttcgtagatagctggacaactgaaataatgtcatattcgtgttctattcgtgttttttttttcctgacatctattggtgaataataatactatttttcttagtagatagctggacaactgaaataacacataggcactttttataccgatattcctacgggatacggttacgcagcacgcttacgcggtttcaaccgcgggtcacagctagtaaaatattatgtagttataaacaaattggTGTGAAGTGatacttttaattatcactaaatgaatttaacctaaaattaacattaagtGTAAATTGGTGTGGTGTAAATTCACTACAGCAAGCTATTGCTTTGGTGCTAACCAAAATGTCACTAAATTATAGTACATACTAAATTGTGTcgactaatttaaataataaagtaacacatattttaatttatttatcagttcATGTGACGCTCAACGGCGGCAgcttagaaaatataaagaaaatagttaTCAAATcagttttatctataaaatcaacaaaagaTATCACAGATGAATTGAGACCATGTTCTTTTGAAATCgcttaaaaattcaaaatgctTCCTGCACTTTATCGCATGACAGCcgcatatatatattttttttaattttacagcaAACTATGCTTTTTTACTAAAGGCTTTTACAAAATTGGTTTATTAGCACATGAAAGCTTAACCGACGGACAGAGGTACTTTCGGttcatatttagatttataaggACACAGATAACTTACTATGCTATTTTTTCctgtttgaaaataaaccaGTACGAAgcctattatttaaatatattattatttttacgaaaATACTAGcttatgtgctaatccagactaacCTATGTCTCTACTAAATTCAGATTAGGTTATTGTTAAGATGTTTTAgcaaacaaacatccatacatccatcatACCTACATAGTAACAACTTtcgcgttaataatatttggatAAAAGTAATGAAGGAAACATCGCGAGGCCCGTGTTCCAACATTGAAAAcatctatatgtatttttatatatatctatacttataatatattttttcgacACATcgatttatgaataattaatcgtTTGTCGTTCTCTATCAATGAACGATTCTCgtgacattttattataatgtcgtCCatgtcaaattttaaatgtcaactAAAACAGTCTCGTCAACTGTTTACTgtcaaaaagttattataacaaCAGACAACTGTAAACTGACATCAAAACATACTTGAAAACTAGAAATAAACTAGATTtcataaacttataaataataacgttattattttatcatgtcTAAGACAGCTAATGTTGTAGACGGCGAAGCTTCAGAATCCGATTCGGAGGTGGAAGTTGGTCTCTCTCCTGTAAGAACTATTTGGTcactatctatctatttaaatgcaTGTCTATAATCAGAATGccttattatttgtttttactaataagtttctaaatttacaaatgattttttttatgtaatgagtattattaatatttcaataaattactttcatttttgaaatcagaTGGATTTGATAATTGAATTTGCAACCTTGatgctttattaaatttaaacaatactttgaatatattatagtttgttAAACTACCTACGTAATTAAGTgtcttaatatttaacttttttaagactgaaaatacatactaaattatattctagGACTTGTCAACGAAAACGAAAGGATTCGTTATATCCGGGGAAGCACCAGAGTCAGATGatggtaaatttattatacctttaatttatttattaaacttgtttatgtatggatattaatgaaacaaagataaaatattttagtaccATGCAATACATTGTTGTAGAAATTCTGTAACTAGTGGTCCATCCCTGCTTCGCCCAagctacatatatagcctaaagccttcctcaataaatgggctagctaacactaaaaaaatttttcaaaacatacCAGTAGTCCTTGAGATTAGCATgttcacacaaacaaacaaataaaatcttcagctttataatattagtatatataatgtaaaaaaactgtatattttgATTGGAGACATTTTTCTTCTCTTCATAACACTctgttatgttataaataatttactgtgGGACATTCACTACAACGCACCTAACTTTATGAATTGTGCAAAAGATTTAAGTTTATGTGGATTCAAAATGGGTCCAACGTTGCTGAAACcaatttgaacaaataaaaaaataatccacTTTCTAACAATTGGGctgtcattaaaaaaatgccaATTTCAGATCAACATATTTTACAGAATCACAGCTCCAAACAAATGACAACAGTGAACTGGATGCTCCTCTCCATATATCTATGTACCCGCCATCATCACCCACTCGGATGATGTACAAGTCATTATTGCATCAGAAATTATGTgagtactagctgcaccccgcggtttcacccgtgttaGTCCGTCTCccatagggataaaaagttgcctatatgttaatccagttgtccagctgtctacgcactaaattttattgcaatcagttcgcaaatccttacaaactttcgcatttataatattagtaggatattaaactaatattaataatatttatagtaggATTAACTTGAAACTGAAAATTTCTCTTTCTGATTACTTAAAAGACgtgtaatgataattataaagatgaaattgttgaatatcctactaatattataaacgccaaatttttgtaagtatgcatatatgtatatatggatgtttgttagttACTCCTTCATGCAAAAGctactgtaccgattgcaatgaaatttggtatgtagacagctggacaactgcaataacacAGACATCTTTTTAACCCGATtttgtgttatgacgattcaaaagtgcttctttaagaagtcttattttaaatgtttgtttgatgCCCAAATAAAAGGTATCCTTAACTCCTTAAAAGTGAGGAGTCATCAGGATAAGCACCAAGTTCAATTGACCACaaacatacattcttacaatcTGTTGcatttgatataattgt from Zerene cesonia ecotype Mississippi unplaced genomic scaffold, Zerene_cesonia_1.1 Zces_u007, whole genome shotgun sequence encodes:
- the LOC119838997 gene encoding uncharacterized protein LOC119838997, producing the protein MSKTANVVDGEASESDSEVEVGLSPDLSTKTKGFVISGEAPESDDESQLQTNDNSELDAPLHISMYPPSSPTRMMYKSLLHQKLWECNVSLQATLEGLVKHTTEISVDKLTKADKTLLNVQESMRATNASLTLARARLKQINAELEKVNCHTALPNVKIK